A section of the Candidatus Margulisiibacteriota bacterium genome encodes:
- a CDS encoding SPOR domain-containing protein translates to MYRVVVGNFDTKQEAQDVAENIRADGFPVYMYTADGKHRLQIGAFKSKALATSLMTKATEYGYNAFISIK, encoded by the coding sequence ATGTACCGCGTGGTCGTGGGGAATTTTGACACCAAGCAGGAAGCGCAGGATGTGGCCGAAAATATCCGCGCGGACGGTTTTCCGGTATATATGTACACAGCGGACGGCAAACACCGCTTGCAGATCGGCGCGTTCAAATCCAAAGCGCTGGCCACTTCGCTGATGACCAAGGCCACCGAATACGGCTACAACGCGTTCATTTCCATAAAATAG